In Methanobacteriaceae archaeon, a single window of DNA contains:
- a CDS encoding aminopeptidase P family protein has product MQIHVNNILKKLQEDNIHAYMLTQFNNVSYLSGYKPTSFAFCIIKENPIIYASGMDMEIAKRDSAIEVKEYESYDVMVGELKKEGIKNLAIEPTLPFSTYVRFRDDFNICAKTYVDEQRMIKTPREIENITKATEIAQKSFLQLDIRNNESTEKEIAFDLVRYMIENGASKESFDTIVTSGANSSLPHAVPEAKKLQEPILIDWGAIFDGYCSDNTRTIVFSEAQQEIWDIVREAHDKAIKAIKPGLKCCEIDKVARDIISDYGYGDNFIHSTGHSLGLDIHETPGFSTRDETVIEKGMVITVEPGIYLEGEFGVRLEDTVLISKKANIIGDLPLNL; this is encoded by the coding sequence ATGCAAATACATGTAAATAATATTTTAAAAAAATTGCAGGAAGATAATATTCATGCTTATATGCTAACACAATTTAACAATGTCAGTTATCTTTCAGGATATAAACCAACAAGTTTTGCTTTTTGTATAATTAAAGAAAATCCGATTATTTATGCATCTGGAATGGATATGGAAATTGCAAAACGTGATTCAGCTATTGAAGTTAAAGAATATGAATCATATGATGTTATGGTTGGTGAATTAAAAAAAGAAGGTATTAAAAACCTTGCAATTGAACCAACTCTTCCATTCAGTACTTATGTAAGATTTAGAGATGATTTTAACATTTGTGCAAAAACATATGTTGATGAGCAGCGTATGATTAAAACTCCTCGTGAGATTGAAAATATCACAAAAGCAACTGAAATTGCTCAAAAATCATTTTTACAATTGGATATTAGGAATAATGAATCAACTGAAAAGGAAATAGCTTTTGATCTTGTAAGATATATGATTGAAAATGGTGCTTCAAAAGAATCATTTGACACAATAGTAACCAGTGGTGCTAATTCAAGCCTTCCTCATGCTGTTCCTGAGGCTAAAAAATTACAAGAACCAATTTTAATTGACTGGGGAGCAATATTTGACGGGTATTGTTCTGATAATACAAGAACTATTGTATTTAGTGAAGCTCAACAGGAAATTTGGGATATTGTTCGTGAAGCTCATGATAAAGCTATTAAAGCAATCAAACCAGGTTTAAAATGCTGTGAAATAGACAAGGTTGCCCGTGATATTATTTCAGACTATGGGTATGGTGATAACTTTATACACTCAACAGGTCACAGTTTAGGTCTTGATATTCATGAAACTCCTGGATTTTCAACACGTGATGAAACAGTAATTGAAAAGGGAATGGTTATAACAGTTGAACCTGGAATATACTTGGAAGGAGAATTTGGAGTTAGACTTGAAGATACAGTTTTAATCTCAAAAAAAGCTAATATAATTGGGGATTTGCCTCTCAACTTATAG
- a CDS encoding site-2 protease family protein codes for MFKFTANEIRDLIIAFVVISLSFAIVQGGRDPSLVLNILPIVMVGVGTGFILHELGHKFVSMKYGYWAEFKLWPQGLIFALLSSFLGFVFAAPGAVYTYANYMNDEINGKISIAGPIVNIIIALIFLAICVVVYPTAFFSETSLLIFLVCSVGYTINSFLATFNLIPFGNLDGSKVLTWNAGIWVVTIAVAGLMTFMSMTIGVENIVRLIIGL; via the coding sequence ATGTTTAAATTTACAGCTAATGAAATAAGAGATTTAATAATTGCATTTGTTGTAATCTCTTTAAGTTTTGCAATAGTACAAGGAGGAAGAGACCCTTCTTTAGTACTTAATATTTTACCAATTGTTATGGTTGGTGTAGGAACAGGTTTTATATTGCATGAACTTGGACATAAATTCGTGTCAATGAAGTACGGATACTGGGCAGAATTTAAATTATGGCCACAAGGATTAATATTTGCACTTTTAAGTTCATTTTTAGGATTTGTATTTGCAGCACCTGGTGCAGTATATACCTATGCAAACTATATGAACGATGAAATCAACGGTAAAATCTCAATTGCTGGACCTATTGTCAATATAATCATTGCATTAATCTTCTTGGCAATTTGTGTTGTTGTTTACCCAACAGCATTTTTCTCTGAAACATCCTTGTTAATATTCCTTGTTTGTTCAGTAGGATATACAATTAACAGTTTCCTTGCTACATTTAACTTAATACCATTTGGAAACTTGGATGGATCTAAAGTATTAACCTGGAATGCTGGAATTTGGGTTGTTACAATTGCAGTTGCAGGTTTAATGACTTTTATGTCAATGACAATAGGCGTTGAAAATATTGTAAGATTAATTATAGGACTTTAA
- a CDS encoding YcaO-related McrA-glycine thioamidation protein: MTEQLTYFEGTHRVIAPEKTIENNEDKLITAGITRIADITDLDRIGLPVFTAIRPTAEDGAISIYGGKGITKDHAKASAMMEGFERYSAEKQDDDETIIATVDEISTKGEYIDPKTLNLPQKYEKEDISQIPLEWNLATDIISNKDHYVPSNAVFHPYTHDNDIQSFFKSNTNGLASGNILEEAILHGMFEVIERDAWSIFELTHKNYSQINLDTIESELINNTIEKFESNGIKIKLMDFTADIQVPTIAASADDTVTKDAGLLTLGMGTHLDPEIAVLRALTEVAQSRATQINGAREDTVRADFAREAGYERMKRINKYYFRQEEEQVDFRDIENKSTTSINEDIEIVKDELIANDIKHILYTDLTRPELDISVVRVIIPEMELYAIDPNRAGYRFLRV, translated from the coding sequence ATGACAGAACAGCTCACATATTTTGAAGGAACACACAGAGTTATTGCTCCTGAAAAAACAATTGAAAATAATGAAGATAAATTGATAACTGCAGGAATTACCCGTATTGCAGACATTACTGATTTGGATAGAATTGGACTTCCAGTATTTACTGCAATCAGACCTACTGCAGAAGATGGTGCAATCAGTATTTATGGTGGAAAAGGAATCACAAAAGACCATGCTAAAGCGTCTGCTATGATGGAAGGTTTTGAGAGATATTCTGCTGAAAAACAGGACGATGATGAAACAATTATCGCAACTGTTGATGAAATCAGCACTAAAGGTGAATATATTGATCCTAAAACCTTAAATCTACCTCAAAAATATGAAAAAGAAGATATATCACAAATCCCATTAGAATGGAATTTAGCAACAGATATAATCTCAAATAAAGACCATTATGTTCCTTCAAATGCAGTATTCCACCCATATACTCATGATAATGATATTCAGAGCTTTTTTAAATCAAACACCAATGGTCTTGCTTCAGGAAACATTTTAGAAGAAGCAATATTACATGGAATGTTTGAAGTAATTGAAAGAGATGCGTGGAGTATTTTTGAGTTAACACATAAAAATTATTCACAAATCAATTTAGACACTATTGAAAGTGAATTGATAAACAATACCATTGAAAAATTTGAATCCAATGGAATTAAAATTAAATTGATGGATTTCACAGCAGATATCCAAGTTCCAACAATAGCTGCTTCTGCAGACGATACTGTTACAAAAGATGCTGGATTATTAACACTTGGAATGGGAACACACCTTGATCCAGAAATTGCTGTTTTAAGAGCACTAACCGAAGTTGCACAAAGCAGAGCAACCCAAATCAACGGTGCTCGTGAAGACACAGTAAGAGCAGATTTTGCACGTGAAGCAGGTTATGAAAGAATGAAAAGAATCAACAAATACTACTTCAGACAGGAAGAAGAGCAAGTTGATTTTAGAGATATTGAAAATAAATCCACAACATCCATTAATGAAGATATTGAAATTGTAAAAGATGAATTAATAGCTAATGATATTAAACACATCCTATATACTGATTTAACAAGACCTGAACTTGACATAAGTGTTGTAAGAGTCATAATTCCAGAAATGGAGCTTTATGCAATTGATCCTAATCGTGCAGGATACAGATTTTTAAGAGTATGA
- a CDS encoding TfuA-related McrA-glycine thioamidation protein: MVKILIYTGLSLPFSEAKEILDSHDDIEVVYKRPIKRGDLSHDIKENPDIIAIIDGVFHQNSAVGHREILSVMKKGVKVYGSSSMGALRASELDVLGMEGIGYCYNEYASGNVTSDDDVAVMLDSETLEALSVPLISMNYVFTNAVAENIITKEEKDELIKITKETYYPKRNYAQTLSQSSLDADKKGKLIDFIRTSKDIKKEDAKELLNHIKSVIE; the protein is encoded by the coding sequence ATGGTAAAGATTCTCATTTATACAGGGCTTTCACTTCCTTTTAGCGAAGCAAAGGAAATTTTAGATTCACACGACGATATTGAAGTAGTCTACAAAAGACCAATCAAAAGAGGAGACTTAAGTCACGATATAAAAGAAAATCCGGACATTATCGCAATAATTGATGGAGTATTTCATCAAAATTCTGCTGTTGGACATAGAGAAATCCTTAGTGTGATGAAAAAAGGAGTTAAAGTATATGGTTCTTCAAGTATGGGAGCTCTTAGAGCATCAGAACTTGACGTTTTAGGAATGGAAGGTATTGGATATTGTTATAATGAATATGCAAGTGGAAATGTTACTTCTGATGATGATGTTGCAGTAATGCTTGACAGTGAAACACTAGAAGCACTTTCAGTTCCATTAATTAGTATGAATTATGTTTTTACAAATGCAGTAGCTGAAAATATAATAACCAAAGAAGAAAAAGATGAACTAATTAAGATTACAAAAGAAACCTATTATCCTAAAAGAAATTATGCTCAAACATTATCACAATCAAGTTTAGACGCTGATAAAAAAGGAAAATTAATTGATTTTATTCGTACTTCAAAAGATATTAAAAAAGAAGATGCAAAAGAATTGCTAAACCATATTAAGTCAGTGATTGAATGA
- a CDS encoding ATP-binding protein — MNIENKINTVKEILKDKKVAIGFSGGSDSTLIIYLASLFAKDTLAITIDNHLMPTGFIEHTKRVTDLYNVRHEIIDIDFYKDDDFLENSPKRCYTCRNLMYSEIKKLAVENGFDYICDGNNISDLIDDRPGILITYANNFKTPLIEARLNSKEIHEYLDKNNIPYSKSTTCLATRIKTDTPITKEKIDTISYCEDYILSNTNCEIVKVRDFGKVSMCEVDNIIEVLQDNKFKQINDELKKQGYKKVSLNLSEIKNTDEIILDCKNGSFSYNLPFTINMENTKKQLKNEILNKTNKKIEIENIDIYDTGLIKGNNFKNYEDALNRFMYVLTKIRRNI; from the coding sequence ATGAATATAGAAAATAAGATAAACACCGTTAAAGAAATATTAAAAGACAAAAAGGTAGCTATTGGTTTTTCAGGCGGAAGTGATTCAACATTAATCATTTATTTAGCATCCCTTTTTGCAAAAGACACCCTTGCAATTACCATTGATAATCATTTAATGCCAACTGGTTTTATTGAACATACCAAAAGAGTAACTGATCTTTATAATGTTCGCCATGAGATAATTGATATTGATTTTTATAAAGATGATGATTTTTTAGAAAATTCACCAAAAAGATGTTATACATGCCGTAATTTAATGTATAGTGAAATTAAAAAGCTTGCAGTTGAAAATGGCTTTGATTATATTTGTGACGGCAATAACATCAGCGATTTAATTGATGATCGCCCAGGAATATTAATTACTTATGCTAATAACTTCAAAACACCATTAATTGAAGCTAGATTAAACTCAAAGGAAATTCACGAATATCTTGATAAAAATAATATTCCTTATTCAAAATCAACTACATGCCTTGCAACAAGAATTAAAACTGATACTCCAATTACAAAAGAAAAAATAGATACTATCAGTTATTGTGAAGATTATATTTTATCCAATACCAACTGCGAAATCGTCAAAGTTAGAGATTTTGGAAAAGTTAGTATGTGTGAAGTAGATAATATTATTGAAGTTCTGCAAGATAATAAATTTAAACAGATAAACGATGAATTAAAAAAGCAAGGTTATAAAAAAGTATCATTAAATTTATCAGAAATTAAAAATACTGATGAGATAATTCTTGATTGCAAAAATGGTTCATTTTCATATAACCTTCCATTCACAATCAACATGGAAAATACAAAAAAACAACTTAAAAATGAAATTTTGAATAAAACAAATAAAAAAATAGAAATAGAAAATATTGATATTTATGATACCGGTTTAATAAAAGGAAATAATTTTAAAAACTATGAAGATGCATTAAACAGATTCATGTATGTCCTTACAAAAATAAGGAGAAACATCTAG